From the Candidatus Krumholzibacteriota bacterium genome, one window contains:
- the smc gene encoding chromosome segregation protein SMC, which translates to MSLAKLKVFGFKSFMNPVTLEFNKGITAILGPNGCGKTNIVDSVRWVLGERSAHQLRSNKMENVIFNGTQSHKPVGYAKVDLTLDNEKGTFPLEYSEIVISRKVYRSGISEYFINKTPCRLKDIKELFADTGTGSHSYAVIEQEMMDYVLKDSHGERKEMFEEAAGIVKYRMRREEAKRKLKLTQSDLLRLDDIMDELGRQVRSLRYQVGKTKRYKRLKDKIRGWELILIRNKLAGFLEDKVKEKRELSEIQQLSGREMVSTGEIERDVEAKKLELVEIEKNSREFQDKRYDLRKNIQSIEERIIQMSERRGEMQRIIARAESEIEEAKKRIDKIAGRIDAVSSECERISEEIEDSREKNADLEKEHKEVSTKAEELKTKLFNLKQTQLSFVQDQARLKNDIEHYESVLSELDARISDERDQLLGLEEESSRLSGEKEEAHSEVESIQRHLNKNKDSRKELSEKAGEVKEKSSKLEKSLSERRTKLAKLNSEYELYSKMIKEFEGFPSGARHVLKNGSSYVIGPIAELLSVEDKFHTALESVLGGMLDAIVVNDFSGAVELVGELEKNSLGKARFLVEGPDTGDKEEIGNINGLLGKLSSFVKAKDDVRGFGVNFFSRILVFEKTAHAVEFIRRHSDNLPYDAVSLSGVFLRRSGELYFSGMEENEISLLGRSERVDQIEKKINSLEKEVETQEGRHRDYIESYDDLQNRINILSDEYLAAEEELASKRDELQEKERNYITKKEKCNLKSKSLQELEESRKDVLSRLEEVRLSIEMRRNSDDALQISSMEEDLKSMLEKKEEIESVITQRKISFASFQGDYEKKKEEIRGLREMQTQFREVIQQRGEEISSLESESIENEEGLKRERAVVKDLLEKERHFQSKINDFSDKLEDKRSDITGIEKDLKEKQQRKEDLVSRENQIRINISALETKMNDAIDVANDLYGEDYRCYLEGIQIPLSEEEKRITYDMLVGEKEKLERVGPVNLAAVEEYEEKKERLNFLESQKEDLIKAREELDEAISKINTKARKLFRETFNLVKVYFSEIFEVLFEGGEANLSLSENSDPLEADINISARPKGKRLQDISLLSGGERALTSLSLLFALYRAKPSPFCILDEVDAPLDDSNVQRFVRMVKKFSDETQFIVVTHNKITMEMADSLLGVTMQEKGVSTVVGVDIKKVEDILSKNEKTANKLKETAVSQN; encoded by the coding sequence GTGAGTCTGGCAAAATTAAAAGTTTTCGGGTTTAAATCTTTCATGAATCCAGTAACTCTCGAATTTAACAAGGGAATTACCGCGATTCTGGGTCCAAATGGCTGCGGGAAAACTAACATTGTTGATTCTGTCAGGTGGGTACTTGGGGAAAGAAGCGCCCATCAACTTAGAAGTAATAAGATGGAAAATGTTATATTCAATGGAACTCAGTCGCATAAACCTGTCGGTTACGCGAAAGTAGATCTGACACTTGATAATGAAAAAGGAACTTTTCCCCTGGAATATTCGGAAATTGTGATAAGCAGAAAGGTCTATCGTTCAGGAATAAGTGAGTATTTCATTAACAAGACTCCCTGTCGTTTGAAAGATATTAAGGAATTATTTGCCGATACAGGAACGGGAAGTCATTCTTACGCTGTTATTGAACAGGAGATGATGGATTATGTGCTGAAAGATTCTCATGGTGAAAGAAAGGAGATGTTTGAAGAAGCCGCGGGCATTGTTAAATACAGAATGAGAAGAGAAGAAGCTAAAAGAAAACTGAAATTGACCCAATCGGATCTTCTCCGTCTTGACGACATAATGGATGAACTCGGCAGGCAGGTTCGTTCCCTTCGTTATCAAGTTGGAAAGACAAAGAGATATAAAAGGTTAAAGGATAAGATAAGGGGTTGGGAACTTATTCTTATACGTAATAAACTTGCCGGTTTTCTTGAAGATAAAGTTAAAGAGAAAAGAGAGCTCTCGGAAATACAGCAGCTTTCCGGCAGGGAAATGGTTTCAACGGGGGAAATTGAAAGAGATGTAGAAGCCAAGAAACTCGAACTTGTGGAAATTGAGAAGAACAGCAGGGAGTTTCAGGATAAACGTTATGATCTAAGGAAGAATATCCAGTCGATTGAAGAAAGAATAATTCAGATGTCGGAACGCCGCGGAGAAATGCAGAGAATAATCGCGAGAGCTGAGAGTGAAATAGAGGAAGCGAAAAAACGAATCGATAAGATTGCAGGCAGGATTGACGCCGTGAGTTCCGAATGTGAAAGGATTTCTGAAGAAATAGAAGACAGCAGAGAGAAAAATGCCGATTTAGAAAAAGAACACAAAGAGGTTTCAACAAAGGCGGAAGAATTAAAAACCAAACTCTTTAATCTTAAACAGACTCAGCTGAGTTTTGTTCAAGACCAGGCCAGATTGAAGAATGACATCGAGCATTACGAATCTGTTCTCAGCGAACTTGATGCGCGTATTTCAGACGAGAGAGACCAGCTGCTCGGACTGGAAGAAGAAAGCTCCAGATTGTCAGGTGAGAAAGAAGAGGCCCATTCAGAGGTTGAATCAATTCAGCGGCATTTGAACAAAAACAAAGATAGCCGAAAGGAACTGTCTGAAAAGGCCGGTGAAGTTAAAGAGAAATCGTCGAAGCTGGAGAAATCACTCTCGGAAAGAAGAACAAAGCTAGCGAAGTTGAATAGCGAATATGAGCTTTATTCAAAGATGATAAAAGAATTTGAGGGTTTTCCATCCGGCGCGAGACACGTTCTAAAGAATGGAAGCAGTTATGTTATAGGTCCTATAGCGGAACTTTTAAGCGTAGAAGATAAATTCCATACCGCCCTTGAATCAGTTCTTGGAGGTATGCTTGACGCCATTGTAGTAAACGATTTCTCGGGGGCGGTAGAACTTGTCGGAGAACTTGAGAAAAACAGTCTTGGCAAGGCGAGGTTCCTTGTCGAGGGTCCTGATACCGGTGATAAAGAAGAGATCGGGAATATTAACGGACTACTTGGGAAACTGAGTTCCTTTGTTAAAGCCAAAGATGATGTACGCGGGTTTGGGGTTAATTTTTTCAGCAGAATACTGGTTTTTGAAAAGACGGCTCACGCGGTAGAATTTATCAGAAGACATTCTGATAATTTGCCCTACGATGCCGTCAGCCTCTCAGGGGTCTTTCTACGCCGAAGCGGCGAGCTGTATTTTTCAGGGATGGAGGAGAATGAAATATCTCTGCTTGGAAGATCTGAACGGGTTGATCAAATAGAGAAAAAGATAAACTCCCTGGAGAAAGAGGTGGAAACTCAGGAGGGTAGACATAGAGATTATATCGAGAGTTATGATGACCTTCAGAATAGAATAAATATTCTTAGTGATGAGTATTTAGCGGCAGAGGAAGAACTCGCGTCCAAGAGGGATGAACTTCAGGAAAAAGAACGGAATTATATAACAAAAAAAGAAAAATGTAATCTCAAGAGCAAATCACTTCAGGAACTCGAGGAGTCCAGAAAAGATGTCCTTTCACGGTTAGAGGAAGTAAGACTGTCTATTGAAATGAGGCGTAATTCGGATGATGCTCTGCAAATATCTTCAATGGAGGAAGATCTGAAGAGCATGCTGGAAAAGAAAGAAGAAATAGAGAGCGTTATTACACAGCGGAAAATCTCCTTTGCTTCTTTTCAGGGCGATTATGAAAAGAAGAAGGAAGAAATTCGCGGATTACGCGAAATGCAAACTCAGTTCAGAGAAGTGATTCAGCAAAGGGGAGAGGAAATAAGTTCCCTCGAGAGTGAATCTATTGAGAATGAAGAGGGGTTGAAGAGAGAAAGAGCTGTTGTTAAAGACTTACTCGAGAAAGAAAGGCACTTTCAGAGCAAAATAAACGACTTTAGTGATAAGTTGGAAGATAAAAGGTCGGATATTACGGGGATTGAGAAGGATCTTAAAGAAAAGCAGCAGCGTAAGGAGGACCTTGTTTCCCGGGAGAATCAGATCCGAATAAATATTTCCGCCCTTGAAACGAAGATGAACGACGCGATTGATGTGGCAAACGATCTGTATGGTGAAGATTACAGGTGCTATCTTGAGGGTATTCAGATCCCTCTTTCAGAGGAGGAGAAGAGGATTACCTATGATATGCTGGTCGGAGAAAAGGAAAAACTCGAGAGAGTAGGGCCTGTCAATCTGGCGGCCGTTGAAGAATATGAAGAAAAAAAGGAACGCCTGAATTTTCTTGAATCTCAGAAGGAAGATCTTATTAAAGCAAGGGAAGAATTAGATGAAGCAATATCAAAAATAAATACAAAAGCGCGGAAGTTGTTCAGAGAAACCTTTAATCTGGTAAAGGTGTATTTTTCTGAAATTTTTGAAGTTCTTTTCGAAGGCGGGGAAGCCAACTTGTCACTGAGTGAGAACAGTGATCCTCTCGAAGCTGATATTAATATTTCCGCGAGGCCGAAGGGGAAAAGACTTCAGGATATATCACTGCTTTCAGGCGGTGAACGCGCTTTAACCTCACTCTCTCTCCTCTTTGCTCTTTACAGAGCGAAACCCAGCCCCTTCTGTATTCTCGATGAGGTTGATGCTCCCTTAGATGACTCTAATGTACAGCGGTTTGTACGTATGGTCAAAAAGTTTTCGGATGAAACCCAGTTTATTGTGGTCACTCATAATAAAATAACAATGGAGATGGCTGATTCACTTCTGGGTGTTACGATGCAGGAAAAGGGCGTTTCAACAGTAGTAGGTGTTGATATAAAGAAGGTTGAGGATATCCTTTCAAAGAACGAAAAAACAGCAAATAAGTTGAAAGAAACTGCCGTTTCACAGAATTGA
- the ftsY gene encoding signal recognition particle-docking protein FtsY, with protein MAKGIFKGLEKTREKFISPLLDLFRSGELDDSSIEKIERLLFSADLGFEATERIVERLSGKNCRGENDEVLDILRSELLDVIESVPDYKQPEGNPRVIIVAGVNGVGKTSTIGKLARRFQNEGKSVLFAACDTFRAAAIEQLQLWAQKCDVPVVRQQMGSDPAAVAFDAVSSARSKGIDIVIIDTAGRLHTKKNLMRELEKIFRVLSTRFDDIGLEGWLIIDANSGQNSIRQAEVFVESLPITGMIVTKLDSTSKGGVIIPIQNKLNLPVLYIGVGEGIDDLADFDHKLFVSTLLSG; from the coding sequence ATGGCAAAGGGAATCTTCAAAGGTCTGGAGAAGACACGGGAAAAATTTATCAGTCCTCTGCTTGATCTGTTTAGATCCGGAGAGCTTGATGATTCGAGCATTGAAAAAATCGAGAGGCTTTTGTTTTCAGCGGATTTGGGTTTTGAAGCTACCGAGAGGATCGTTGAGCGTCTGAGTGGAAAAAACTGCCGGGGAGAAAATGATGAGGTGTTGGATATTTTAAGATCTGAACTTCTCGATGTTATCGAAAGTGTTCCCGACTATAAACAGCCGGAAGGTAATCCGAGAGTTATAATTGTTGCCGGAGTAAACGGTGTGGGGAAGACTTCAACGATCGGGAAACTGGCAAGGCGTTTTCAGAATGAAGGCAAATCTGTTTTATTCGCCGCTTGTGACACATTCAGGGCGGCCGCGATAGAGCAACTTCAGCTATGGGCACAAAAATGCGACGTTCCTGTTGTAAGGCAGCAAATGGGATCTGATCCTGCCGCTGTAGCTTTTGACGCCGTAAGCTCAGCCAGATCTAAAGGTATCGATATTGTAATAATAGATACAGCGGGACGTCTGCATACTAAGAAGAATCTTATGAGAGAACTGGAAAAGATATTCCGCGTTCTTTCAACCAGATTTGATGATATCGGGTTGGAGGGGTGGCTGATTATCGATGCCAATTCCGGACAGAACAGTATCAGACAGGCTGAGGTTTTTGTTGAATCTTTGCCCATTACGGGAATGATAGTCACTAAACTCGACAGCACTTCCAAAGGTGGAGTAATAATACCAATACAGAATAAACTTAACCTTCCCGTTCTGTATATAGGTGTTGGTGAGGGAATAGACGACCTGGCAGATTTTGACCACAAGTTGTTTGTGTCAACTCTCCTCTCCGGTTAG